In Geopsychrobacter electrodiphilus DSM 16401, a single window of DNA contains:
- the hemA gene encoding glutamyl-tRNA reductase, translating to MNILVMGLSHKTAPVEIREKVAFAPNGMAEPLRQMLALDSINEAIIVSTCNRVELYATSRDPERGIAQLQHFLAEYHNLPFDELVEHLYDKQGEEAIRHVLRVSASLDSMVIGEPQILGQIKTAYGYASEFKTAGLILNRFMHKAFSVAKRVRTETAIASNAVSIPFAAVELARKIFDRLEDKTVMLIGAGEMCELAAKHFINNGVAEVLVTNRTFARAEKLATEFKGRAVAFENFQDQLHQADIVLSSTGASGYVLEAKKLAKVIKLRRNKPMFLIDIAVPRDIEPGCNKIDNIYLYDVDDLQGVVQANLKERKKEADKAEAIINEEIIQFYRWLSTLEVKPTIVALRQKLEDLRQSEVQKTLSNLAADDKTAKAIDALTRAIINKVLHQPTSILKEAQHREDGERYIDAVRTLFALPAPTVENTDPVDSDSTHN from the coding sequence ATGAATATACTGGTCATGGGGCTCAGCCACAAAACAGCCCCGGTTGAAATTCGCGAGAAAGTCGCCTTTGCCCCAAACGGAATGGCCGAACCCCTCCGCCAGATGCTGGCGCTTGACTCTATCAATGAAGCCATCATTGTCTCAACCTGCAACCGGGTCGAACTCTACGCCACCAGCCGTGATCCCGAGCGCGGAATCGCTCAACTACAACATTTTTTGGCCGAATACCACAACCTCCCGTTTGACGAACTGGTGGAGCACCTCTATGACAAACAGGGCGAAGAGGCCATCCGGCATGTGCTACGCGTCTCGGCGAGCCTCGATTCGATGGTCATCGGCGAACCGCAGATCCTCGGCCAGATCAAAACCGCCTACGGGTACGCCAGTGAATTTAAAACCGCCGGCCTGATTCTCAACCGTTTCATGCACAAGGCGTTTTCAGTCGCCAAACGGGTGCGCACCGAAACCGCTATCGCCAGCAATGCTGTCTCGATCCCCTTTGCCGCAGTCGAACTGGCGCGCAAGATTTTCGATCGTCTCGAAGACAAAACCGTTATGCTCATCGGCGCAGGTGAAATGTGTGAACTGGCGGCCAAGCATTTTATCAACAATGGTGTGGCCGAAGTGCTGGTGACCAACCGCACCTTTGCCCGCGCCGAAAAACTGGCAACAGAGTTCAAAGGTCGCGCGGTCGCTTTCGAGAATTTCCAGGACCAACTCCATCAGGCTGATATTGTTCTCTCCTCAACCGGGGCGTCAGGTTATGTCCTCGAAGCGAAAAAACTCGCCAAAGTCATAAAACTAAGGCGCAACAAACCGATGTTCCTCATCGATATTGCTGTGCCGCGCGATATTGAACCAGGGTGCAACAAGATCGACAACATCTACCTTTACGACGTCGATGACCTGCAGGGAGTTGTACAGGCAAACCTGAAAGAGCGTAAAAAGGAAGCCGACAAGGCCGAAGCAATTATCAACGAAGAGATTATCCAGTTCTATCGCTGGCTCTCGACCCTTGAAGTCAAACCGACCATCGTCGCCCTGCGTCAGAAGCTCGAAGATCTGCGCCAGAGCGAGGTACAGAAGACCCTTTCCAATCTCGCGGCTGACGACAAAACCGCCAAAGCGATCGATGCACTAACCCGTGCGATCATCAACAAGGTCCTGCATCAACCGACCTCGATCCTCAAAGAGGCACAACACAGAGAAGACGGCGAACGCTATATCGATGCCGTCCGCACCCTTTTCGCCCTGCCCGCTCCGACCGTCGAAAACACCGACCCCGTCGACAGCGACAGCACGCATAACTAA
- a CDS encoding zinc ribbon domain-containing protein YjdM, with amino-acid sequence MSEYPECPECSSEYTYADRGLFVCPECAHEWSTEVVTAATETAQVVRDANGNALQDGDSITVIKDLKIKGTSLVVKVGTKVKNIRLVEGDHDIDCKIDGIGAMQLKSEFVKKL; translated from the coding sequence ATGAGTGAATACCCTGAGTGTCCCGAGTGCAGTTCTGAATACACCTACGCAGACCGTGGCCTGTTCGTTTGCCCCGAATGTGCCCATGAATGGAGCACCGAAGTCGTTACAGCTGCGACTGAAACGGCGCAGGTGGTGCGTGATGCCAACGGCAATGCGCTTCAGGACGGCGACAGTATTACCGTCATCAAAGATCTGAAAATAAAGGGAACCTCCCTGGTCGTCAAGGTCGGCACCAAGGTCAAAAACATCCGGCTGGTCGAGGGCGATCATGACATCGATTGTAAAATTGACGGCATCGGTGCCATGCAGTTGAAATCTGAGTTTGTCAAAAAACTTTAG
- the hemB gene encoding porphobilinogen synthase gives MYFPAYRARRMRRNANMRNMVRETHLRVEDLIYPMFSAFGQNIKKEISSMPGIYQQSIEHIVAEAQEVNALGIQAVLLFGIPETKDAVGSDAYCEKGIIQNTVRAIKAAVPELTVITDVCMCEYTDHGHCGVIKDGDVDNDETLKLLAAEALSHVQAGADIIAPSDMMDGRIEAIREILDENGFEQIPIMSYAVKYASAYYGPFREAAESTPQFGDRRSYQMDPANRREALREAQLDVQECADFLMVKPALAYLDIIRDLRDNFDLPLVCYNVSGEYSMIKAAAAKGWIDENRVIMETLLGMKRAGADLIITYHAKEAARLLKA, from the coding sequence ATGTACTTTCCAGCCTATCGTGCCCGCCGCATGCGGCGTAACGCCAACATGCGCAACATGGTACGCGAAACCCACCTGCGTGTTGAAGATTTGATCTACCCGATGTTCTCGGCCTTCGGCCAGAACATCAAAAAGGAGATCTCTTCGATGCCGGGTATCTACCAGCAGTCGATCGAACATATCGTCGCCGAAGCCCAGGAGGTCAACGCTCTCGGCATCCAGGCGGTGTTGCTGTTCGGCATCCCCGAGACCAAAGATGCGGTCGGTTCCGACGCTTATTGCGAGAAGGGGATCATCCAAAACACGGTACGCGCGATCAAGGCCGCCGTCCCCGAGTTGACCGTCATCACCGATGTCTGCATGTGCGAGTACACCGATCACGGACACTGCGGCGTCATCAAGGACGGCGACGTCGACAATGACGAAACCCTCAAGCTCCTCGCCGCCGAGGCCCTAAGTCATGTCCAGGCCGGGGCCGACATTATTGCCCCCTCGGACATGATGGATGGCCGGATCGAGGCGATACGCGAAATTCTCGACGAGAATGGCTTCGAGCAGATTCCGATCATGAGCTACGCGGTCAAATACGCCAGCGCCTACTACGGTCCCTTCCGCGAGGCCGCCGAATCTACCCCACAGTTCGGTGACCGCCGCTCCTATCAGATGGATCCCGCCAACCGCCGCGAGGCGCTGCGCGAAGCCCAGCTTGACGTCCAGGAATGTGCCGACTTCCTGATGGTTAAACCGGCGCTGGCCTATCTGGATATCATCCGTGATCTACGCGACAACTTTGACCTGCCGCTGGTCTGCTACAACGTTTCCGGCGAATACAGTATGATCAAAGCCGCGGCCGCCAAGGGCTGGATCGACGAGAATCGGGTGATCATGGAGACCTTGCTCGGCATGAAACGCGCCGGCGCGGACCTCATCATCACCTATCACGCCAAGGAAGCGGCACGTTTGCTTAAGGCCTGA
- the hemC gene encoding hydroxymethylbilane synthase yields the protein MAKQILRIGTRASALALWQANWVKDELEKRYPEIEVTLTKIKTKGDKILDVPLAMVGGKGLFVKEIQEAMLRNEIDIAVHSMKDVPTFFPEGTGLRCITEREDPRDIIVLKKGCKSFNDIPQGGRIGTSSLRRKAQLLSLRPDLKMLDIRGNVQTRIGKLVEDNLDAVVLAAAGMHRLGYTDQIGEYLDPRVCLPAIGQGALGIESRLTDDKTNALIDFFNHPETAAAVIAERSVLSTLEGGCQVPIAAFGKVNGDQLELTALVSSCDGQQMIKQSMSCHISDAVATGVALARQLLAKGAGPILNEVYGCETFNNEDDKA from the coding sequence ATGGCAAAGCAGATTCTGCGTATCGGAACCCGGGCCAGCGCCCTTGCCTTATGGCAGGCCAACTGGGTCAAGGATGAGCTAGAAAAGCGTTATCCCGAGATTGAAGTCACCCTGACCAAGATCAAAACCAAAGGGGATAAAATTCTGGATGTCCCGCTGGCCATGGTTGGCGGTAAAGGACTGTTCGTCAAAGAGATCCAGGAGGCGATGCTGCGCAACGAGATCGATATTGCGGTGCATTCAATGAAAGATGTTCCGACCTTCTTCCCTGAAGGGACCGGCCTGCGCTGCATCACCGAGCGTGAAGATCCGCGTGATATCATTGTGCTTAAAAAGGGCTGCAAAAGCTTCAACGACATCCCGCAAGGTGGACGGATCGGCACCAGCTCACTCAGGCGTAAGGCGCAACTGCTCAGCCTGCGTCCTGACCTGAAGATGCTCGATATCCGTGGCAACGTCCAAACCCGGATAGGGAAACTGGTCGAGGATAATCTTGATGCCGTGGTTCTGGCTGCTGCCGGGATGCACCGACTAGGCTATACTGATCAGATCGGCGAATATTTGGATCCCAGGGTTTGCCTGCCGGCCATCGGTCAGGGGGCCTTGGGGATTGAGAGCCGCCTGACGGACGATAAAACCAACGCCCTGATCGATTTCTTCAACCATCCTGAAACGGCCGCCGCCGTCATCGCCGAACGCTCGGTCCTGTCCACCCTCGAAGGGGGCTGCCAGGTTCCGATCGCCGCCTTCGGCAAGGTCAACGGCGATCAACTTGAGCTGACCGCGCTGGTCTCGAGTTGTGACGGCCAGCAGATGATCAAGCAGAGCATGAGCTGTCATATCTCTGATGCCGTAGCCACCGGGGTCGCGCTCGCCCGACAACTGCTCGCCAAAGGGGCCGGTCCGATCCTCAATGAGGTCTACGGTTGCGAAACCTTTAATAATGAGGACGACAAGGCTTGA
- the cobA gene encoding uroporphyrinogen-III C-methyltransferase, whose protein sequence is MNSGKVYLIGAGPGDPGLLTVKGRDCLALADVVIYDYLANPVLLGYARPETEQIYVGKSRGQHSVPQEEINQLLVDKAGAGLQVARLKGGDPYVFGRGGEEAAFLRQHQIPFEVVPGVTAGFAAAAYAGIPLTHRDTTTSLALLTGHERPERKLSSLDWQKLATGLGTLIFYMGMSNLKMICEQLIKHGRAADTPVAVIQWATLPRQRTLTAPLNKIAEQVAAAGMEPPAVIIIGEVVRYREELRWYDNLPLFGKRFLITRPRAQAATFVALLQAQGAETICIPTIEIATPEDWTPCDQSLARLGGYHGVILTSANGVEAFFGRMKHLGLDLRALAGVKIIAVGPKTAKEIEKYGLSPDLVPQNFRAEGVVEELLAAGVDGKRFLYPRTAIARELIPDSLTAAGAEVDAPIIYRTIATLEKRDMIRHLLESGELDAICFSSSSTFDNLQAMFGDELKTLQGGTKFFSIGPLTSGTIRKHGFEVALEPEQSTLDDLVGAMVDYYKEP, encoded by the coding sequence TTGAACTCCGGCAAGGTCTACCTGATTGGTGCCGGCCCCGGCGACCCGGGGCTGCTGACCGTCAAGGGGCGTGACTGCCTGGCTCTGGCCGATGTTGTCATCTACGATTATCTGGCCAACCCGGTGCTGCTCGGTTACGCACGCCCCGAAACCGAACAAATTTATGTCGGCAAGAGCCGTGGCCAACACAGTGTCCCCCAGGAAGAGATCAACCAGCTGCTGGTCGATAAGGCTGGCGCCGGACTCCAGGTTGCGCGCCTTAAGGGCGGAGATCCCTACGTCTTCGGCCGCGGCGGTGAAGAAGCCGCCTTTCTGCGCCAACATCAGATCCCCTTCGAAGTCGTCCCCGGCGTCACCGCCGGTTTTGCCGCCGCCGCCTATGCCGGAATCCCGCTGACCCACCGTGATACAACCACCAGCCTCGCCCTCCTGACAGGCCACGAACGCCCCGAGCGTAAACTCTCGAGCCTCGACTGGCAGAAGCTTGCGACGGGACTTGGCACCCTGATCTTCTACATGGGGATGAGTAACCTGAAGATGATCTGCGAACAGCTGATCAAGCATGGTCGTGCCGCCGATACCCCGGTCGCCGTAATCCAATGGGCAACCCTGCCGCGGCAGAGGACCCTGACCGCACCGTTGAATAAGATAGCCGAACAGGTCGCGGCAGCAGGGATGGAACCGCCGGCGGTGATCATTATCGGCGAGGTCGTGCGTTACCGCGAAGAGTTACGCTGGTACGACAATCTGCCGCTCTTCGGCAAGCGCTTTCTCATCACCCGCCCAAGAGCCCAGGCGGCTACCTTTGTCGCGCTACTGCAGGCGCAGGGAGCCGAAACCATCTGCATCCCGACAATCGAAATCGCCACCCCTGAAGACTGGACCCCTTGCGACCAGAGCCTCGCCCGCCTCGGGGGGTATCATGGGGTCATTCTCACTTCGGCCAATGGGGTCGAGGCGTTTTTCGGACGCATGAAGCATCTCGGTCTGGATCTGCGCGCACTGGCCGGGGTCAAAATCATCGCCGTCGGACCCAAAACGGCCAAAGAGATTGAAAAATACGGACTGAGCCCCGATCTGGTGCCACAGAATTTTCGCGCCGAAGGGGTGGTCGAAGAACTCCTCGCCGCTGGCGTCGACGGCAAACGCTTCCTCTATCCGCGAACCGCGATCGCCCGCGAACTGATTCCCGACAGCCTGACCGCCGCGGGAGCCGAGGTAGATGCGCCAATCATCTACCGGACCATCGCCACTCTGGAGAAAAGGGATATGATCCGCCACCTGCTGGAATCCGGAGAACTGGATGCCATCTGTTTCAGTTCCTCCTCGACCTTCGACAATCTGCAGGCCATGTTCGGCGACGAATTGAAGACCTTGCAGGGGGGCACCAAATTCTTCTCTATCGGTCCACTGACGTCAGGGACCATTCGCAAACATGGCTTTGAAGTTGCCCTTGAGCCAGAGCAGTCAACCCTTGACGATCTGGTCGGGGCAATGGTTGACTATTACAAGGAACCGTGA
- a CDS encoding M16 family metallopeptidase, translating to MPEYHIDTLSNGLRLVTVEMPHLHNAELVCYIGTGGRAETEEFAGISHFLEHMLFRGTERYPNSRALEGAFEALGGAVNASTDGENTCFHSRIHPAHAAAGIEIFSDMLRNPQFNDLEIERRIILEEAREDYNQQGEQTNPDNLMATLLWPEQPLGYPLIGSDRSLHAINLEALRDFHRQHYVPKNTVITCCGPIKRQDILAATQKFWGDWFGGETLPPLAVLPLRSGPRQQWAFDSDSQICLQLAFPMAGRRDSRPLHFSLLRRLLSGGGSALLPHRLREECALTYAVEANCSMLEDTGYFSIDLAVAPHNLVPALDETLKVLTKLRQAAPESTALEAARIGYLYDLEFSLDQPEAMTTRYGWGLQADCLRTLEQDRDEIKVIEPEQIQALARELFTAEKLHLVVVGPWEKRQKTEVKKLLQAFDSNPRCSPSASDRPE from the coding sequence ATGCCCGAATACCATATCGATACCCTCTCCAACGGCCTGCGCCTGGTCACAGTCGAAATGCCCCACCTGCATAATGCCGAACTGGTTTGCTACATCGGCACCGGCGGGCGGGCGGAGACCGAAGAATTTGCCGGAATCTCACACTTCCTTGAACACATGCTGTTTCGCGGTACTGAACGTTACCCCAACAGCCGCGCCCTTGAGGGCGCCTTTGAAGCACTTGGTGGCGCTGTAAATGCTTCGACCGACGGCGAAAACACCTGCTTCCATAGTCGGATTCACCCCGCCCACGCGGCGGCCGGAATCGAGATTTTTTCCGATATGCTGCGCAACCCGCAGTTTAACGATCTGGAGATCGAGCGCCGGATCATTTTGGAAGAGGCGCGTGAGGACTATAATCAACAGGGAGAACAAACCAACCCTGACAACCTGATGGCGACCCTGCTCTGGCCGGAACAACCACTGGGCTACCCGCTGATCGGCAGCGACAGATCCTTGCACGCCATCAACCTTGAAGCCTTGCGTGATTTTCACCGTCAGCACTACGTCCCGAAAAACACTGTCATCACCTGCTGCGGACCGATTAAACGTCAGGATATCCTCGCCGCGACGCAAAAATTCTGGGGAGACTGGTTCGGTGGTGAGACGCTCCCCCCGCTCGCCGTTCTGCCGCTTAGATCTGGGCCACGCCAGCAATGGGCCTTTGACTCCGATTCGCAGATCTGCCTGCAACTCGCCTTCCCCATGGCAGGTCGCCGCGATTCACGTCCCTTGCATTTCAGTCTGTTGCGCCGTTTGCTCAGCGGTGGTGGCAGTGCCCTGCTCCCGCACCGGCTGCGCGAAGAATGTGCACTCACCTACGCGGTTGAGGCCAACTGTTCCATGCTGGAGGATACCGGTTATTTCAGTATCGATCTGGCGGTCGCGCCGCACAATCTTGTCCCGGCGTTGGACGAAACGCTCAAGGTCCTGACAAAACTGCGCCAGGCTGCGCCGGAATCCACGGCCCTCGAAGCTGCGCGTATCGGTTATCTGTATGATCTGGAATTTTCTCTTGACCAGCCTGAAGCGATGACAACCCGTTACGGCTGGGGCTTACAGGCCGATTGCCTGCGCACCCTTGAGCAGGATCGTGATGAAATCAAGGTCATCGAGCCGGAACAGATTCAAGCCCTGGCTCGCGAACTCTTCACCGCCGAAAAATTACATCTGGTAGTGGTCGGACCCTGGGAGAAGCGACAGAAGACTGAGGTTAAAAAACTTCTTCAAGCCTTTGACTCAAACCCAAGGTGCTCGCCCTCCGCAAGCGACCGACCTGAATGA
- a CDS encoding MaoC family dehydratase, whose amino-acid sequence MEAIQKLRNFLAPQLDQEIHIGPWLQIDQQRIDDFARVSGDQQWIHTDPERAAKESPYGTTIAHGYLTLSLLPLLTESNHPDFFEKNYPGMKYRVNYGLNRVRFPAPVRCGARIRARTRIGAVEEVKNGVQIIYLLTIEIEGEEKPACIAEFLARVYP is encoded by the coding sequence ATGGAAGCGATCCAGAAACTCCGCAATTTTCTCGCCCCGCAACTTGACCAGGAAATTCATATCGGCCCCTGGCTGCAGATCGACCAGCAGCGGATCGACGATTTCGCCCGCGTCAGCGGTGACCAGCAATGGATTCACACCGACCCCGAGCGCGCGGCCAAGGAATCCCCCTACGGCACCACCATCGCCCACGGCTATCTGACCCTGTCGCTGCTGCCGCTTTTGACCGAGAGCAACCACCCCGATTTTTTTGAAAAAAATTATCCCGGCATGAAGTATCGAGTCAATTACGGCTTAAACCGGGTGCGGTTTCCGGCACCGGTTCGCTGTGGGGCACGGATCAGGGCGCGCACCAGAATTGGAGCGGTCGAGGAGGTTAAGAACGGGGTACAGATTATCTACCTGTTGACCATAGAGATCGAAGGAGAGGAAAAACCCGCCTGTATTGCAGAATTTCTGGCCCGGGTCTACCCCTGA
- a CDS encoding DUF2270 domain-containing protein produces the protein MTDEKLTHSETVTALAHYYRAEVQRSLAWRERLDRTTNWAVAACAAFLGFGFSHPEIPHLFFLFGLGILYLLLFIEARRFRFYDAYEYRVRLMNQNMFYSILSKGTLPLDPSGDEGVFWRAELASDLRYPQYKMSLHEALTKRLRANYIYLFIVMIAGWVLKLASHPTGAHRWQEFLDHARIGPLPGLFTLLFLLVFLLHLFYLARRGRNSSGGREILHS, from the coding sequence ATGACTGATGAAAAACTCACGCACAGTGAAACCGTGACCGCTCTCGCCCATTACTACCGGGCCGAGGTGCAGCGGAGTCTCGCCTGGCGCGAACGCCTCGATCGCACTACCAACTGGGCGGTCGCCGCCTGCGCCGCCTTTCTCGGTTTCGGTTTCAGCCATCCCGAAATTCCGCATCTGTTTTTTCTGTTCGGCCTCGGCATCCTCTATCTGTTGCTCTTCATCGAAGCTCGACGTTTTCGTTTTTATGATGCCTATGAATATCGTGTGCGCCTGATGAATCAGAACATGTTTTATTCAATCCTCAGCAAGGGGACGCTGCCCCTCGATCCAAGCGGAGATGAAGGAGTCTTCTGGCGCGCCGAGCTCGCCTCGGACCTGCGCTACCCGCAGTACAAAATGTCGCTACATGAAGCGCTCACCAAACGCCTGCGGGCCAACTACATCTACCTGTTTATTGTGATGATCGCCGGTTGGGTTCTAAAACTCGCCTCCCACCCCACAGGCGCGCACCGCTGGCAGGAGTTCCTGGACCATGCCCGCATCGGTCCACTGCCCGGCCTTTTCACCCTGCTCTTTCTGCTGGTATTTCTGCTACACCTGTTCTACCTTGCGAGACGCGGTCGGAACTCTTCCGGCGGTCGTGAAATCCTCCACTCGTAG
- the dinB gene encoding DNA polymerase IV produces MRKIIHLDMDAFFAAVEQRDAPELRGKPVVVGGDPGGRGVVATCSYEARRFGIHSAMSAARAYRLCPQAIFVRPRFEAYVQVSRQVRQIFLDSTDLVEPLSLDEAFLDVTENKQQNPSATRLAQLIRQRIVRETGLTASAGVSYNKFLAKVASDVNKPNGLTLVTPEQAPDFIAALPVRRFHGVGRVTEKRMQRLGILTGADLRVRTLEELQLHFGSSGLYYYQIARGIDERPVEPNRVRKSLGKEATLAEDLADPAQMLTLLGRQAEQLAILLKQADTAAHCLTLKVRYADFETLTRSRTQLAPFDSASEMLAVAEELLARTDAGQRAVRLLGISVSQFNQDIPRADPLQLELPFP; encoded by the coding sequence ATGCGTAAGATTATCCACCTCGATATGGATGCCTTTTTTGCTGCGGTTGAACAGCGTGATGCCCCTGAATTACGTGGTAAACCGGTAGTGGTCGGTGGTGATCCCGGCGGGCGGGGGGTGGTGGCCACCTGTTCATACGAAGCGCGCCGCTTCGGTATCCACTCGGCGATGTCGGCGGCGCGTGCCTATCGACTCTGCCCGCAGGCTATCTTTGTCCGACCGCGCTTTGAAGCCTATGTTCAGGTTTCACGGCAGGTGCGGCAGATCTTTCTCGATAGTACCGACCTGGTTGAGCCCCTGTCCCTCGATGAAGCCTTTCTGGATGTGACCGAAAATAAACAGCAGAATCCGTCTGCAACCCGTCTGGCCCAACTGATCCGGCAGCGGATTGTGCGTGAAACCGGACTGACCGCATCGGCCGGAGTGTCGTACAACAAGTTTCTCGCCAAGGTCGCCTCCGACGTCAATAAACCGAATGGCCTGACCCTGGTCACGCCGGAGCAGGCGCCCGATTTTATTGCTGCGCTGCCGGTGCGTCGTTTCCACGGGGTGGGTCGGGTGACCGAAAAGCGCATGCAGCGCCTCGGTATTTTAACCGGGGCGGATCTGCGCGTGCGTACGCTGGAGGAGTTACAGCTCCACTTCGGCAGCAGTGGTCTCTACTATTATCAAATTGCGCGCGGGATTGACGAGCGGCCGGTTGAGCCGAATCGGGTGCGAAAGTCCCTCGGCAAAGAGGCCACCCTGGCTGAAGATCTGGCCGATCCGGCCCAGATGTTGACGCTTCTGGGGCGTCAGGCGGAGCAATTGGCGATATTGCTCAAGCAGGCGGACACCGCGGCACACTGTCTGACGCTCAAGGTGCGCTATGCCGATTTTGAGACCCTGACCCGCAGTCGCACCCAGCTGGCCCCCTTTGACAGCGCGTCTGAAATGCTGGCGGTGGCGGAAGAGCTTTTGGCCAGGACCGACGCCGGCCAACGTGCGGTGCGCCTGCTCGGCATCAGCGTCAGTCAATTCAATCAGGACATCCCGCGGGCTGATCCATTGCAGCTGGAATTGCCCTTTCCCTGA